A genomic region of Oncorhynchus mykiss isolate Arlee chromosome 2, USDA_OmykA_1.1, whole genome shotgun sequence contains the following coding sequences:
- the LOC110505850 gene encoding palmitoyltransferase ZDHHC11-like — MSNGTWLVFLPLAPMETGSGSLLVVAFLTVMLATGSLLLLVHLLGFHIYLLVNKMSTYDYIITRRRKQASQQDVEMGFPQSSDSNGNAGQNHPQMEPSIDCDALLSDSVSCKNQETGTIASRPSGSFCTELDNFTKSSEKENGFYYGTELPTQIIPGEVVMDDPLGWRLGGGGEGPRAGPCEGGPLH; from the exons ATGAGTAACGGGACGTGGCTGGTCTTCCTGCCCCTGGCACCCATGGAGACAGGGTCAGGGAGTCTCCTGGTTGTCGCCTTCCTCACGGTCATGTTGGCTACTGGCTCTCTACTGCTGCTGGTTCACCTACTGGGCTTCCACATCTATCTCT TGGTCAACAAAATGAGCACGTATGACTACATTATAACAAGACGCCGTAAACAGGCCAGCCAGCAGGACGTAGAGATGGGTTTTCCCCAGTCATCTGACAGCAACGGCAACGCAGGACAG AATCATCCGCAAATGGAACCCTCCATCGATTGTGATGCGTTGTTGTCAGACAGTGTCAG CTGCAAGAATCAGGAAACGGGAACTATTGCAAGTCGACCTTCTGGATCTTTCTGTACTGAG TTGGACAACTTTACTAAATCATCAGAAAAGGAAAATGGCTTTTACTATGGCACAGAGCTACCCACCCAGATTATACCAG GTGAAGTGGTGATGGATGACCCCTTGGGCTGGAGgttgggtggaggtggagagggccCTAGAGCAGGCCCGTGTGAGGGGGGTCCCTTGCACTGA